A single genomic interval of Pseudomonas sp. FeN3W harbors:
- a CDS encoding AhpA/YtjB family protein, protein MNRPASVKPDNFFLMLYRAVRQHRVPLVLRIASHTLLLVALALIIYAWVIGMQFKHAMEQQADALGQSLVTQTAASATDLLVANDILSLNVLLSNLVKNPLVAHAAIYSVDNRVLAESGTRPQQGLLGDDNGLYSTPISFQEVIAGHLRVSLDMQQFQQPMTISLQSMGLLSLILLALTLMLSLRLGRQLATPLMQLRLWLRDPDDPAPGAGRQDEIGDLARQLQARLVPEKPEPELDLSDALDDDYFDQDDERSVDARPAATQPERFDIELDDEPQRSRGFSANADDDMQPLDDDVPFELPPLATPSVQPPAPPQPTRSAVLAIQLGGQEQLRRLPRPRLTELLQRYRDCLQQAATLYQAELHTLNDGSSLMLFHSQDDEQNYLTHAICCGELMRALGHALQIDVADSGITLQLQLALTQGDGLFDLSQGDLLLSQPAQAALDMSLHSRNLLLVEGSISEDRLIQQRARIRPIASPEGACCVERLLDPYPSLLERQLTRMHELRSRIH, encoded by the coding sequence GTGAACCGGCCCGCATCCGTAAAGCCAGACAATTTCTTCCTCATGCTCTATCGCGCAGTACGCCAGCATCGCGTGCCGCTGGTGCTGCGTATTGCCAGCCATACGCTGCTGCTGGTGGCGCTGGCACTGATCATCTACGCGTGGGTGATCGGCATGCAGTTCAAGCATGCCATGGAGCAGCAGGCCGATGCGCTCGGCCAGAGTCTGGTCACCCAGACGGCGGCATCGGCCACCGATCTGCTGGTGGCCAACGACATCCTCAGCCTCAACGTGCTGCTGAGCAATCTGGTGAAGAACCCGCTGGTCGCTCACGCAGCGATCTACAGCGTGGACAATCGCGTGCTCGCCGAGTCCGGAACCCGGCCTCAGCAGGGCCTGCTCGGGGACGATAACGGGCTTTATTCGACACCAATCAGCTTTCAGGAAGTGATTGCCGGGCATCTGCGCGTGAGCCTGGACATGCAGCAGTTTCAGCAGCCAATGACCATCAGCCTGCAGAGCATGGGGCTGCTCAGCCTGATCCTGCTGGCGTTGACGCTGATGCTGAGTCTGCGCCTGGGTCGGCAATTGGCGACGCCCCTGATGCAGCTGCGACTGTGGTTGCGTGACCCGGACGATCCCGCCCCGGGTGCCGGGCGGCAGGATGAGATTGGCGACCTTGCGCGGCAATTGCAGGCACGCCTGGTGCCGGAGAAGCCCGAGCCGGAGCTTGATCTGAGCGATGCTCTGGACGACGACTATTTCGACCAGGATGACGAGCGCAGCGTCGATGCACGGCCTGCCGCAACGCAGCCGGAGCGCTTCGATATCGAGCTGGACGACGAGCCACAGCGTTCACGCGGCTTTTCCGCCAATGCTGATGACGACATGCAGCCGCTGGACGACGACGTTCCGTTCGAGCTCCCGCCACTGGCTACCCCGAGCGTACAACCACCTGCCCCGCCACAACCTACCCGCAGCGCCGTGCTGGCCATCCAGCTCGGCGGGCAGGAGCAATTGCGCCGCTTGCCGCGACCGCGCCTGACCGAACTGCTGCAGCGTTATCGCGACTGCCTGCAACAAGCCGCGACGCTCTACCAGGCCGAGCTGCACACGCTCAACGATGGCAGCAGTCTGATGCTGTTTCATAGCCAGGACGACGAGCAGAACTACCTCACCCATGCCATCTGCTGCGGCGAGCTGATGCGCGCGCTGGGCCACGCTTTGCAGATCGACGTCGCCGACAGCGGCATCACGCTGCAACTGCAGCTCGCCCTGACCCAGGGCGACGGTCTGTTCGACCTGAGCCAGGGCGACCTGCTGCTCAGCCAGCCGGCGCAGGCCGCGCTGGATATGTCGCTGCACAGCCGCAATCTTCTGTTGGTAGAGGGCAGCATCAGCGAAGACCGGCTGATTCAGCAGCGCGCGCGTATCCGTCCGATTGCCAGCCCGGAAGGCGCCTGCTGCGTCGAGCGCCTGCTGGACCCTTACCCCTCGCTGCTGGAACGCCAGCTGACGCGCATGCACGAACTACGCAGCCGCATCCACTGA
- the serB gene encoding phosphoserine phosphatase SerB, with translation MREIVLINITGEDRPGLTAAITGVLAQGGVNILDIGQAVIHDTLSFGILIEIPDNERASSVLKDVLFMGYKHDQQVRFTPVAEADYQHWVAGQGKSRHIVTLLTRKVTAEQLQRVSSITAKYGLNIDHIDRLSGRMPLDMPEELGKGCIEFSVRGEPADTAALRAEFLSVAQELNVDIAFQRDSVYRRNRRLAVFDMDSTLIEAEVIDELAKAAGVGEQVSEITERAMRGELDFRASFKERLALLEGLSESVLADIGASLRLTEGAEVLFAELKRLGYKTAILSGGFSYFAKQLQAKLGIDYVFANELQIENGKVTGVAVEPIVDAQRKADLLRQLAEQEGLCLEQTIAVGDGANDLPMLGLAGLGVAFRAKPLVKQSAKQAISTLGLDGILYLLGFRDRDGTE, from the coding sequence TTGCGCGAAATCGTCCTGATCAATATCACCGGTGAAGACCGCCCGGGCCTGACCGCGGCCATCACCGGCGTGCTCGCCCAGGGTGGCGTGAACATTCTCGACATCGGCCAGGCGGTGATCCATGACACCCTGTCGTTCGGCATCCTGATCGAGATTCCGGATAACGAGCGCGCCTCGTCGGTACTCAAGGACGTGCTGTTCATGGGCTACAAGCATGACCAGCAGGTGCGCTTCACCCCGGTGGCCGAAGCCGACTACCAGCACTGGGTGGCCGGGCAGGGCAAGTCCCGGCACATCGTCACCCTGCTCACGCGCAAGGTCACCGCCGAGCAATTGCAGCGGGTCAGCTCGATCACGGCGAAGTACGGGCTCAACATCGACCATATCGACCGCCTGTCCGGACGTATGCCGCTGGACATGCCGGAGGAGTTGGGCAAGGGCTGCATCGAGTTTTCGGTGCGCGGCGAGCCGGCCGATACCGCGGCGCTGCGCGCCGAGTTTCTCAGTGTGGCGCAGGAGCTCAATGTCGATATCGCCTTCCAGCGCGATTCGGTCTACCGCCGCAATCGTCGGTTGGCCGTGTTCGACATGGACTCGACGCTGATCGAGGCCGAGGTCATCGACGAGCTGGCCAAGGCCGCTGGCGTTGGCGAGCAGGTCTCCGAGATCACCGAACGGGCGATGCGTGGCGAGCTGGATTTCCGCGCCAGCTTCAAGGAACGCCTGGCGCTGCTGGAAGGCTTGTCGGAGAGCGTGCTGGCGGACATCGGTGCCAGCCTGCGCCTGACCGAGGGCGCCGAAGTGCTGTTCGCCGAGCTCAAGCGCCTGGGCTACAAGACGGCGATCCTGTCCGGCGGCTTCAGCTATTTCGCCAAGCAGCTGCAGGCCAAGCTCGGCATCGACTATGTGTTCGCCAACGAATTGCAGATCGAGAACGGCAAGGTCACCGGCGTGGCGGTCGAGCCGATCGTCGATGCCCAGCGCAAGGCCGATCTGCTGCGTCAGCTGGCCGAGCAGGAAGGGCTGTGTCTGGAGCAGACCATCGCCGTGGGTGATGGCGCCAACGACCTGCCGATGCTCGGGCTGGCCGGTCTGGGCGTTGCCTTCCGCGCCAAGCCGCTGGTCAAGCAGTCGGCCAAGCAGGCGATTTCCACCCTGGGGTTGGACGGCATCCTCTATCTGCTGGGCTTCAGGGATCGGGACGGGACGGAATAA